A window from Choristoneura fumiferana chromosome 22, NRCan_CFum_1, whole genome shotgun sequence encodes these proteins:
- the LOC141440521 gene encoding uncharacterized protein isoform X3 → MYPMSMTDMRLIDSKISPTWCQRQVVKSNATFNAFVLPGAPELSQELVPVSMTRELELEDDMKEYWGFYLLKGSTVTVSACVRWPGASLIMIKGYKHLQECAYIGDNSSEELDELLEANKLGLLSNTSLLEKIQELKKVDGKANDPGTMTRHKAGVSFHDPRHTANVTSSESVPAYDVTDHDPKELREILERFHALRQAAKTESFKHYKPPPHLMSLPALHRHRDTNVDRDERRWLSFKDIDGNISVQVSNKIETVTTTARNEEVSINEYSKAQLTTDKTKESDINEDSMSTKAPESKESDINIAPLSKESSEDHETITQSTNIVTTEKSFLGVDNKIEVETGKDLKDDTANTIIERTPSTQADPNSREVFEDVLHKLEALGPRGTRVLQRLHETMGVKYPEHDNKSDIMSAVTGSEEELDRLRKVLVEAIDEEKTRSQRQQKRRDAREEARVKRELMLGQIELTKQLNEDDDARDFAAEEGLEPDGYAEDHKNINETTAFDMSNSEFWSSFSSSEEALLECEGLILNLPLTPHTSCTKESDETHSLAASKANALTYRVPANGYYFFVFNSENEVQTNFIRAKFEMQKTRYEVAKTALRECKNSTDRCDLLLDIFTSQKVVLEVPLRANESLWNEQFVILSECEPRTSIYLVCVIAVPLLIMIFAFQ, encoded by the exons ATGTACCCGATGAGCATGACCGATATGAGACTGATAGACAGCAAGATATCACCCACATGGTGCCAG CGGCAAGTAGTAAAATCCAACGCTACCTTCAACGCCTTCGTGCTTCCTGGTGCCCCGGAACTCTCGCAAGAGCTGGTGCCGGTCTCCATGACCAGGGAACTAGAATTAGAGGATGACATGAAGGAGTACTGGGGCTTCTACCTGCTCAAGGGTTCCACAGTTACAGTGTCTGCTTGCGTGAG ATGGCCCGGCGCATCTCTCATCATGATCAAGGGCTACAAGCACCTCCAGGAGTGTGCGTACATCGGCGACAACTCCTCGGAGGAGCTCGATGAGCTGCTCGAAGCCAACAAGCTCGGTCTGCTGTCCAACACGAGCTTGCTGGAAAAGATCCAAGAGTTGAAGAAAGTTGACGGCAAGGCCAATGACCCTG GTACAATGACGCGACATAAAGCTGGTGTGAGTTTCCACGATCCGCGGCATACCGCAAACGTCACGTCAAGCGAGTCCGTTCCAGCCTATGACGTGACGGATCACGATCCCAAG GAACTCCGTGAAATCCTCGAGCGTTTCCATGCCTTACGTCAGGCAGCTAAGACTGAAAGCTTCAAGCACTACAAGCCGCCGCCGCATCTGATGTCGCTGCCGGCTCTTCACCGCCACAGGGACACCAACGTGGATCGAGACGAAAGGCGCTGGTTGTCTTTTAAAG ATATCGATGGCAATATTAGTGTGCAAGTTTCAAACAAAATAGAGACTGTGACAACAACTGCAAGAAATGAAGAAGTTTCGATAAATGAATACTCAAAAGCTCAGCTTACAActgataaaacaaaagaaagtgATATTAATGAAGATTCAATGTCTACTAAAGCTCCTGAATCTAAAGAAAGTGATATTAATATAGCACCATTAAGCAAAGAATCAAGTGAAGATCACGAAACAATTACACAATCGACAAATATTGTCACCACTGAGAAATCCTTTTTAGGAGTAGATAACAAAATTGAAGTAGAAACTGGAAAAGATCTGAAAGATGATACTGCAAATACTATAATTGAACGAACACCG AGCACCCAAGCAGACCCAAACTCCAGGGAGGTCTTCGAGGACGTGCTGCACAAACTAGAGGCACTGGGTCCCAGGGGCACCCGGGTTTTGCAGAGACTACACGAGACCATGGGCGTCAAATATCCAGAACAT gATAACAAGTCCGATATAATGTCCGCCGTGACAGGCAGCGAGGAGGAGCTGGACCGGCTCCGGAAAGTGCTGGTGGAAGCCATCGACGAGGAGAAAACGAGGTCGCAGAGACAAC AGAAGCGTCGCGACGCCCGCGAAGAGGCGCGGGTGAAGCGCGAACTGATGCTGGGCCAGATCGAGCTGACGAAGCAACTAAATGAGGACGACGATGCGAGGGACTTCGCTGCCGAAGAG GGTCTAGAACCAGACGGCTACGCAGAAGACCACAAAAATATAAACGAGACTACCGCCTTCGACATGAGTAACTCCGAGTTCTGGTCCTCTTTCTCCAGCTCGGAAGAAGCTCTGCTCGAGTGTGAGGGTCTGATCCTCAACCTCCCACTCACGCCCCACACCTCCTGCACTAAAGAATCTGATGAGACACACAGTCTGGCCGCTTCCAAAGCTAATGCTCTTACTTACCG AGTCCCAGCCAACGGGTACTACTTCTTCGTGTTTAACTCCGAGAACGAAGTCCAAACTAACTTCATCAGAGCCAAGTTCGAAATGCAGAAGACAAGATACGAAGTCGCGAAGACTGCGCTACGGGAGTGCAAGAACAGCACCGACAGGTGTGACCTGCTGCTGGATATCTTCACTAGTCAGAAG GTGGTCCTGGAAGTGCCTCTCCGCGCCAACGAGTCCCTGTGGAACGAGCAGTTCGTGATCCTGTCGGAGTGCGAGCCTCGCACCTCCATATACCTGGTGTGCGTCATCGCCGTCCCGCTGCTCATCATGATCTTCGCTTTCCAATGA
- the LOC141440521 gene encoding uncharacterized protein isoform X2, whose protein sequence is MLPRPRPTLPTAFPPHPTAQYRVFSAQMYPMSMTDMRLIDSKISPTWCQRQVVKSNATFNAFVLPGAPELSQELVPVSMTRELELEDDMKEYWGFYLLKGSTVTVSACVRWPGASLIMIKGYKHLQECAYIGDNSSEELDELLEANKLGLLSNTSLLEKIQELKKVDGKANDPGTMTRHKAGVSFHDPRHTANVTSSESVPAYDVTDHDPKELREILERFHALRQAAKTESFKHYKPPPHLMSLPALHRHRDTNVDRDERRWLSFKDIDGNISVQVSNKIETVTTTARNEEVSINEYSKAQLTTDKTKESDINEDSMSTKAPESKESDINIAPLSKESSEDHETITQSTNIVTTEKSFLGVDNKIEVETGKDLKDDTANTIIERTPSTQADPNSREVFEDVLHKLEALGPRGTRVLQRLHETMGVKYPEHDNKSDIMSAVTGSEEELDRLRKVLVEAIDEEKTRSQRQQKRRDAREEARVKRELMLGQIELTKQLNEDDDARDFAAEEGLEPDGYAEDHKNINETTAFDMSNSEFWSSFSSSEEALLECEGLILNLPLTPHTSCTKESDETHSLAASKANALTYRVPANGYYFFVFNSENEVQTNFIRAKFEMQKTRYEVAKTALRECKNSTDRCDLLLDIFTSQKVVLEVPLRANESLWNEQFVILSECEPRTSIYLVCVIAVPLLIMIFAFQ, encoded by the exons ATGCTTCCGAGGCCCCGTCCGACTCTGCCGACTGCTTTTCCTCCTCATCCTACTGCCCA ATACCGCGTGTTCTCCGCACAGATGTACCCGATGAGCATGACCGATATGAGACTGATAGACAGCAAGATATCACCCACATGGTGCCAG CGGCAAGTAGTAAAATCCAACGCTACCTTCAACGCCTTCGTGCTTCCTGGTGCCCCGGAACTCTCGCAAGAGCTGGTGCCGGTCTCCATGACCAGGGAACTAGAATTAGAGGATGACATGAAGGAGTACTGGGGCTTCTACCTGCTCAAGGGTTCCACAGTTACAGTGTCTGCTTGCGTGAG ATGGCCCGGCGCATCTCTCATCATGATCAAGGGCTACAAGCACCTCCAGGAGTGTGCGTACATCGGCGACAACTCCTCGGAGGAGCTCGATGAGCTGCTCGAAGCCAACAAGCTCGGTCTGCTGTCCAACACGAGCTTGCTGGAAAAGATCCAAGAGTTGAAGAAAGTTGACGGCAAGGCCAATGACCCTG GTACAATGACGCGACATAAAGCTGGTGTGAGTTTCCACGATCCGCGGCATACCGCAAACGTCACGTCAAGCGAGTCCGTTCCAGCCTATGACGTGACGGATCACGATCCCAAG GAACTCCGTGAAATCCTCGAGCGTTTCCATGCCTTACGTCAGGCAGCTAAGACTGAAAGCTTCAAGCACTACAAGCCGCCGCCGCATCTGATGTCGCTGCCGGCTCTTCACCGCCACAGGGACACCAACGTGGATCGAGACGAAAGGCGCTGGTTGTCTTTTAAAG ATATCGATGGCAATATTAGTGTGCAAGTTTCAAACAAAATAGAGACTGTGACAACAACTGCAAGAAATGAAGAAGTTTCGATAAATGAATACTCAAAAGCTCAGCTTACAActgataaaacaaaagaaagtgATATTAATGAAGATTCAATGTCTACTAAAGCTCCTGAATCTAAAGAAAGTGATATTAATATAGCACCATTAAGCAAAGAATCAAGTGAAGATCACGAAACAATTACACAATCGACAAATATTGTCACCACTGAGAAATCCTTTTTAGGAGTAGATAACAAAATTGAAGTAGAAACTGGAAAAGATCTGAAAGATGATACTGCAAATACTATAATTGAACGAACACCG AGCACCCAAGCAGACCCAAACTCCAGGGAGGTCTTCGAGGACGTGCTGCACAAACTAGAGGCACTGGGTCCCAGGGGCACCCGGGTTTTGCAGAGACTACACGAGACCATGGGCGTCAAATATCCAGAACAT gATAACAAGTCCGATATAATGTCCGCCGTGACAGGCAGCGAGGAGGAGCTGGACCGGCTCCGGAAAGTGCTGGTGGAAGCCATCGACGAGGAGAAAACGAGGTCGCAGAGACAAC AGAAGCGTCGCGACGCCCGCGAAGAGGCGCGGGTGAAGCGCGAACTGATGCTGGGCCAGATCGAGCTGACGAAGCAACTAAATGAGGACGACGATGCGAGGGACTTCGCTGCCGAAGAG GGTCTAGAACCAGACGGCTACGCAGAAGACCACAAAAATATAAACGAGACTACCGCCTTCGACATGAGTAACTCCGAGTTCTGGTCCTCTTTCTCCAGCTCGGAAGAAGCTCTGCTCGAGTGTGAGGGTCTGATCCTCAACCTCCCACTCACGCCCCACACCTCCTGCACTAAAGAATCTGATGAGACACACAGTCTGGCCGCTTCCAAAGCTAATGCTCTTACTTACCG AGTCCCAGCCAACGGGTACTACTTCTTCGTGTTTAACTCCGAGAACGAAGTCCAAACTAACTTCATCAGAGCCAAGTTCGAAATGCAGAAGACAAGATACGAAGTCGCGAAGACTGCGCTACGGGAGTGCAAGAACAGCACCGACAGGTGTGACCTGCTGCTGGATATCTTCACTAGTCAGAAG GTGGTCCTGGAAGTGCCTCTCCGCGCCAACGAGTCCCTGTGGAACGAGCAGTTCGTGATCCTGTCGGAGTGCGAGCCTCGCACCTCCATATACCTGGTGTGCGTCATCGCCGTCCCGCTGCTCATCATGATCTTCGCTTTCCAATGA
- the LOC141440521 gene encoding uncharacterized protein isoform X1: MDPRELVPLEAGQPRPRPARYCSHLASRSCFRGPVRLCRLLFLLILLPSMFIFVPLYLRYRVFSAQMYPMSMTDMRLIDSKISPTWCQRQVVKSNATFNAFVLPGAPELSQELVPVSMTRELELEDDMKEYWGFYLLKGSTVTVSACVRWPGASLIMIKGYKHLQECAYIGDNSSEELDELLEANKLGLLSNTSLLEKIQELKKVDGKANDPGTMTRHKAGVSFHDPRHTANVTSSESVPAYDVTDHDPKELREILERFHALRQAAKTESFKHYKPPPHLMSLPALHRHRDTNVDRDERRWLSFKDIDGNISVQVSNKIETVTTTARNEEVSINEYSKAQLTTDKTKESDINEDSMSTKAPESKESDINIAPLSKESSEDHETITQSTNIVTTEKSFLGVDNKIEVETGKDLKDDTANTIIERTPSTQADPNSREVFEDVLHKLEALGPRGTRVLQRLHETMGVKYPEHDNKSDIMSAVTGSEEELDRLRKVLVEAIDEEKTRSQRQQKRRDAREEARVKRELMLGQIELTKQLNEDDDARDFAAEEGLEPDGYAEDHKNINETTAFDMSNSEFWSSFSSSEEALLECEGLILNLPLTPHTSCTKESDETHSLAASKANALTYRVPANGYYFFVFNSENEVQTNFIRAKFEMQKTRYEVAKTALRECKNSTDRCDLLLDIFTSQKVVLEVPLRANESLWNEQFVILSECEPRTSIYLVCVIAVPLLIMIFAFQ, translated from the exons ATGGATCCCCGTGAACTCGTGCCTTTGGAAG CTGGGCAGCCCCGGCCGCGACCAGCTCGTTACTGCAGCCACCTCGCCAGCCGCTCATGCTTCCGAGGCCCCGTCCGACTCTGCCGACTGCTTTTCCTCCTCATCCTACTGCCCAGTATGTTTATATTCGTGCCTCTGTACTTACG ATACCGCGTGTTCTCCGCACAGATGTACCCGATGAGCATGACCGATATGAGACTGATAGACAGCAAGATATCACCCACATGGTGCCAG CGGCAAGTAGTAAAATCCAACGCTACCTTCAACGCCTTCGTGCTTCCTGGTGCCCCGGAACTCTCGCAAGAGCTGGTGCCGGTCTCCATGACCAGGGAACTAGAATTAGAGGATGACATGAAGGAGTACTGGGGCTTCTACCTGCTCAAGGGTTCCACAGTTACAGTGTCTGCTTGCGTGAG ATGGCCCGGCGCATCTCTCATCATGATCAAGGGCTACAAGCACCTCCAGGAGTGTGCGTACATCGGCGACAACTCCTCGGAGGAGCTCGATGAGCTGCTCGAAGCCAACAAGCTCGGTCTGCTGTCCAACACGAGCTTGCTGGAAAAGATCCAAGAGTTGAAGAAAGTTGACGGCAAGGCCAATGACCCTG GTACAATGACGCGACATAAAGCTGGTGTGAGTTTCCACGATCCGCGGCATACCGCAAACGTCACGTCAAGCGAGTCCGTTCCAGCCTATGACGTGACGGATCACGATCCCAAG GAACTCCGTGAAATCCTCGAGCGTTTCCATGCCTTACGTCAGGCAGCTAAGACTGAAAGCTTCAAGCACTACAAGCCGCCGCCGCATCTGATGTCGCTGCCGGCTCTTCACCGCCACAGGGACACCAACGTGGATCGAGACGAAAGGCGCTGGTTGTCTTTTAAAG ATATCGATGGCAATATTAGTGTGCAAGTTTCAAACAAAATAGAGACTGTGACAACAACTGCAAGAAATGAAGAAGTTTCGATAAATGAATACTCAAAAGCTCAGCTTACAActgataaaacaaaagaaagtgATATTAATGAAGATTCAATGTCTACTAAAGCTCCTGAATCTAAAGAAAGTGATATTAATATAGCACCATTAAGCAAAGAATCAAGTGAAGATCACGAAACAATTACACAATCGACAAATATTGTCACCACTGAGAAATCCTTTTTAGGAGTAGATAACAAAATTGAAGTAGAAACTGGAAAAGATCTGAAAGATGATACTGCAAATACTATAATTGAACGAACACCG AGCACCCAAGCAGACCCAAACTCCAGGGAGGTCTTCGAGGACGTGCTGCACAAACTAGAGGCACTGGGTCCCAGGGGCACCCGGGTTTTGCAGAGACTACACGAGACCATGGGCGTCAAATATCCAGAACAT gATAACAAGTCCGATATAATGTCCGCCGTGACAGGCAGCGAGGAGGAGCTGGACCGGCTCCGGAAAGTGCTGGTGGAAGCCATCGACGAGGAGAAAACGAGGTCGCAGAGACAAC AGAAGCGTCGCGACGCCCGCGAAGAGGCGCGGGTGAAGCGCGAACTGATGCTGGGCCAGATCGAGCTGACGAAGCAACTAAATGAGGACGACGATGCGAGGGACTTCGCTGCCGAAGAG GGTCTAGAACCAGACGGCTACGCAGAAGACCACAAAAATATAAACGAGACTACCGCCTTCGACATGAGTAACTCCGAGTTCTGGTCCTCTTTCTCCAGCTCGGAAGAAGCTCTGCTCGAGTGTGAGGGTCTGATCCTCAACCTCCCACTCACGCCCCACACCTCCTGCACTAAAGAATCTGATGAGACACACAGTCTGGCCGCTTCCAAAGCTAATGCTCTTACTTACCG AGTCCCAGCCAACGGGTACTACTTCTTCGTGTTTAACTCCGAGAACGAAGTCCAAACTAACTTCATCAGAGCCAAGTTCGAAATGCAGAAGACAAGATACGAAGTCGCGAAGACTGCGCTACGGGAGTGCAAGAACAGCACCGACAGGTGTGACCTGCTGCTGGATATCTTCACTAGTCAGAAG GTGGTCCTGGAAGTGCCTCTCCGCGCCAACGAGTCCCTGTGGAACGAGCAGTTCGTGATCCTGTCGGAGTGCGAGCCTCGCACCTCCATATACCTGGTGTGCGTCATCGCCGTCCCGCTGCTCATCATGATCTTCGCTTTCCAATGA